From one Streptomyces sp. CA-210063 genomic stretch:
- a CDS encoding rod shape-determining protein gives MTASLEQLRRCHFGVDLGAARTRVYVKGAGLVVDQPSVAAVNTRTGGLIAVGEFAEKMTGRTPDYIRVVRPVASGTVVDIDMAQRMLRQLLGDKVRRTLRRKPVLRAVACTPHGADPLAQRATIETLVGLGARRVELVDTLIAAAVGCGLPVEQPEATMIMVCGAGATELAVLSLGSVVNAVRIPVGGEAIDHAIVQHLRLRHELTLPSQSVRPLQLALSGNGLTPHGPASTEIHGLDVATGLARSVQVDTAAVRDAIQTPLTAVVDGIGKVLRDCPPDLVADLADRGIMMVGGSALLPGFDQMLRHATGMPVHIAERPDVCAALGVGAMLEGRLQPLSLDPVDD, from the coding sequence ATGACCGCCAGTCTGGAGCAGCTGCGCCGCTGCCATTTCGGCGTCGACCTGGGGGCCGCGCGGACCCGGGTGTACGTGAAGGGCGCGGGCCTGGTGGTGGACCAGCCGAGCGTGGCCGCCGTGAACACCCGGACGGGCGGGCTGATCGCGGTCGGGGAGTTCGCGGAGAAGATGACGGGCCGTACGCCCGACTACATCCGGGTCGTCCGGCCGGTCGCCAGCGGCACGGTCGTCGACATCGACATGGCCCAGCGCATGCTGCGCCAGCTGCTGGGCGACAAGGTCCGCCGTACGCTGCGCCGCAAGCCCGTCCTGCGCGCGGTCGCCTGCACCCCGCACGGCGCGGACCCGCTCGCCCAGCGCGCCACGATCGAGACGCTGGTGGGCCTCGGTGCGCGCCGCGTGGAACTGGTCGACACGCTCATCGCGGCGGCGGTCGGCTGCGGTCTGCCCGTCGAGCAGCCGGAGGCCACCATGATCATGGTCTGTGGTGCGGGGGCCACCGAGCTGGCCGTCCTCTCCCTCGGCTCGGTCGTCAACGCCGTCCGTATCCCCGTCGGCGGCGAGGCCATCGACCACGCGATCGTGCAGCACCTGCGCCTCCGCCACGAGCTGACGCTCCCCAGCCAGTCCGTACGGCCGCTCCAGCTGGCCCTGTCCGGCAACGGCCTCACCCCGCACGGACCCGCCTCCACCGAGATCCACGGCCTGGACGTGGCCACGGGGCTCGCCCGCTCGGTCCAGGTGGACACCGCGGCCGTACGCGACGCCATCCAGACCCCCCTCACCGCGGTGGTCGACGGCATCGGCAAGGTGCTGCGCGACTGCCCGCCCGATCTGGTGGCCGACCTCGCGGACCGCGGCATCATGATGGTCGGCGGCAGCGCCCTCCTCCCCGGCTTCGACCAGATGCTCCGCCACGCGACCGGTATGCCGGTCCACATCGCCGAACGCCCCGACGTCTGCGCCGCCCTCGGCGTCGGCGCCATGCTGGAGGGCCGTCTCCAGCCCCTCAGCCTGGACCCGGTGGACGACTGA
- a CDS encoding CU044_2847 family protein: MDGLVEFTTESGAVISVEPAEDLSGSHLVADRDDGAVRATRTFENALDGVRTAAESALRVFRDSSLKPDSVEIEFGVKLSAEAGAVITKSALEGHLVVRLAWSPGSADGSPGTARMS, encoded by the coding sequence ATGGATGGTCTGGTGGAGTTCACGACCGAAAGCGGTGCCGTGATCTCGGTGGAACCCGCCGAGGATCTGTCCGGCTCCCACCTCGTCGCGGACCGGGATGACGGAGCGGTCAGGGCGACCCGCACCTTCGAGAATGCCCTGGACGGCGTGCGTACCGCCGCCGAGTCGGCGCTTCGCGTCTTCCGGGACAGCTCACTCAAGCCGGACAGCGTGGAGATCGAGTTCGGTGTGAAGTTGAGCGCGGAGGCGGGCGCGGTGATCACGAAGAGCGCGCTCGAGGGCCACCTCGTGGTCAGGCTCGCCTGGTCCCCGGGGTCGGCCGACGGCTCGCCGGGGACGGCCCGGATGTCATGA
- a CDS encoding SAV_2336 N-terminal domain-related protein — protein MSDSVADGPPARGDSEGSPATGVARLAELLGRANLGGGDQPTPIEFAEVLWLAQHIRPLELPGSVPRSEHPAAAVPEAAVPPERTERPRSDSRTAPSQPAPSVTPPASSRSADDRVPLHLPDLPRTPATRTGTHTPLLAPAPPLLSHPLSLQRALRPLKRRVPAPVGLELDEKATAHLIARPGTPPRWWLPVLRPVAERWLTLHIVYDAGPTMPVWSPLIRELHTALAQSGVFRTVELNRLATDGTLRGSGSQYSYAAGRTVTLLISDCMGPQWRGGAAGSRWYRTLRRWCARMPVAVIQPLPERLWRTTALPAETARIGGPSPAAPNSSYDVESFVLEGAEPWALPVPVLEASAPWLANWSRLLHAGRVPGSVALLGTAPPPSPVDDRGRGDVERLSPEELLLRFRSLASPEAFRLAGHLAVGRPRLPVMRLVQAAIERDPRPQHLAEVILSGMLRSVPGPPGSYAFRPGVRNALLRTLPRSARHLTAELLTRMGELIDERAGLAPGSFTVTAPGGTDATAEGEPFAVVREESVRRMGGTVPEDPRLVLGAYRKVRELWHGSKVWQAEDTRSGRTVAMYRYEVGPDQHETFLDRARALADVRHPNIVGVHVFGLWEGNAWLVTEFVEGVTLAELTAEGGVRLPYWMLTSVANQVAQCLTVVHGHGLAHGRLTPNCLLLCPDGTVKVTRFALERTRTDSESRDLNDLGRLLSESLGGAATAEHLGPADTELPRSRRAFREPFADAVEDLLSADLDRQRRGRDRFTSLTFDKHTAAAGDPYGYRLLGPVRITRNGGPLPVLPPQEQALLCMLLLRSGRTVTHRELAEGLWGERLPEHADRELARHASRLRHTLGAGILATTSGGYALYATPRTIDVNQCEEFAARAEFRREDGETSAAREFVQYALDLWRGEPLDGVPGPAADAARVRLRTLRLDLCATRAELDLENGDFAQATTDLDALLRAHPARADFRRLHMLALRGQGRIDEAIESYEAYRAHRRQGEPDPAPDALYRELLDARESGRTAITIETAPPDAHKQVLRDLDRTLPSLLSLSGLAPDQYEILGHTNGYLIRAEPEASLRSVLAALDPVLRRLPHDLGQLTAPPTVRVTCWQAFPTGHPATPPDVRAALDHIPGTVLIVISPGLHRELTADGPSADAARFQPLHGEGADQPPLAWYRVLETSEPDT, from the coding sequence ATGAGCGATTCGGTGGCGGACGGACCGCCGGCGCGGGGTGACAGCGAGGGAAGCCCGGCGACGGGAGTCGCGCGGCTCGCCGAGCTGCTCGGGCGGGCCAACCTCGGTGGCGGCGATCAGCCGACGCCCATCGAGTTCGCCGAAGTCCTGTGGCTCGCCCAGCACATACGTCCGCTCGAACTGCCCGGCTCCGTCCCACGCTCCGAGCACCCGGCCGCCGCGGTGCCCGAAGCCGCCGTACCGCCCGAGCGGACGGAGCGACCGCGGTCCGATTCGAGAACAGCGCCTTCGCAGCCCGCGCCTTCCGTCACCCCTCCCGCGTCGTCGCGCTCCGCGGACGACCGGGTTCCCCTCCACCTCCCGGACCTCCCTCGGACACCGGCCACCCGGACAGGCACGCATACGCCCCTGCTCGCCCCCGCTCCACCACTGCTGTCCCACCCTCTGAGCCTGCAACGCGCGCTGCGCCCCCTGAAACGCCGGGTCCCGGCCCCTGTCGGCCTGGAACTGGACGAGAAGGCGACCGCCCACCTCATCGCCCGGCCCGGGACGCCCCCACGGTGGTGGCTGCCCGTGCTGCGCCCGGTGGCGGAACGGTGGCTGACCCTGCACATCGTGTACGACGCCGGTCCCACGATGCCCGTCTGGAGTCCCCTCATCCGCGAACTCCACACCGCTCTGGCCCAGTCGGGCGTCTTCCGCACAGTGGAACTGAACCGTCTGGCCACCGACGGCACGTTGCGCGGCTCCGGTTCGCAGTATTCGTACGCCGCCGGCCGCACGGTCACGCTGCTGATCAGCGACTGCATGGGGCCTCAGTGGCGGGGCGGGGCGGCGGGAAGCCGCTGGTACCGCACGCTGCGCCGCTGGTGCGCGCGCATGCCGGTCGCGGTGATCCAGCCGCTGCCCGAACGCCTCTGGCGCACCACGGCCCTGCCCGCCGAGACCGCCCGGATCGGCGGACCCTCGCCCGCCGCGCCCAACTCGTCGTACGACGTGGAGTCCTTCGTTCTGGAGGGTGCGGAGCCCTGGGCTCTCCCGGTGCCCGTTCTGGAGGCCTCGGCGCCCTGGCTGGCGAACTGGTCGCGGTTGCTGCACGCGGGGCGGGTACCGGGCTCGGTCGCTCTGCTCGGTACAGCCCCGCCACCCTCACCGGTCGACGATCGGGGTCGCGGCGATGTGGAGCGGCTCTCCCCCGAGGAACTGCTGCTCCGCTTTCGCTCCCTCGCTTCTCCGGAAGCCTTCCGCCTCGCGGGCCATCTCGCGGTCGGGCGCCCCAGGCTGCCTGTCATGCGCCTGGTGCAGGCGGCGATCGAACGGGACCCTCGGCCACAGCATCTGGCGGAGGTGATCCTCAGCGGAATGCTGAGGAGCGTCCCGGGCCCCCCTGGGTCGTACGCCTTCCGGCCCGGGGTACGGAACGCGCTGCTGCGTACGCTGCCCCGGTCGGCCCGCCACCTCACCGCCGAACTCCTCACCCGAATGGGAGAGTTGATAGACGAACGCGCGGGACTGGCTCCCGGGTCGTTCACGGTCACGGCTCCGGGGGGCACGGACGCGACGGCGGAGGGCGAGCCGTTCGCCGTGGTGCGGGAGGAGAGTGTCCGCCGGATGGGCGGCACGGTGCCGGAGGACCCCCGGCTGGTGCTGGGCGCCTACCGGAAGGTGCGGGAGCTGTGGCACGGCTCGAAGGTATGGCAGGCGGAGGACACCCGGAGCGGGCGGACTGTCGCGATGTACCGGTACGAGGTGGGTCCGGACCAGCACGAGACGTTCCTGGACCGGGCACGGGCCCTCGCCGATGTCCGCCACCCCAACATCGTCGGTGTACACGTCTTCGGCCTGTGGGAGGGCAACGCGTGGCTGGTCACGGAGTTCGTCGAGGGCGTGACCCTGGCCGAGCTCACCGCCGAGGGCGGCGTCCGGCTGCCGTACTGGATGCTGACGTCGGTGGCGAACCAGGTGGCGCAGTGCCTCACGGTCGTGCACGGCCACGGCCTGGCGCACGGGCGGCTCACCCCGAACTGTCTCCTGCTCTGCCCCGACGGCACGGTCAAGGTCACCCGGTTCGCACTGGAGCGCACACGGACGGACAGCGAGTCGAGGGACCTGAACGATCTCGGACGCCTGTTGTCCGAATCGCTCGGCGGAGCGGCCACCGCCGAGCACCTGGGTCCCGCCGACACCGAACTCCCCCGGTCACGCCGGGCCTTCCGGGAACCGTTCGCCGACGCCGTCGAGGATCTCCTCTCCGCCGATCTCGACAGGCAGCGCCGCGGCAGGGACCGCTTCACGTCCCTCACCTTCGACAAGCACACCGCGGCCGCCGGTGACCCCTACGGATACCGTCTCCTCGGCCCGGTGCGGATCACCCGGAATGGTGGCCCCCTGCCCGTCCTCCCTCCCCAGGAACAGGCGCTGCTGTGCATGCTTCTGCTCAGGAGCGGCAGAACGGTGACGCACCGGGAACTGGCCGAAGGCCTGTGGGGCGAGCGGTTGCCGGAACACGCGGATCGAGAGCTCGCTCGGCACGCCTCCCGGCTACGGCACACCCTCGGTGCCGGGATCCTCGCCACCACCTCGGGTGGATACGCCCTGTACGCGACTCCTCGCACCATCGACGTGAACCAGTGCGAAGAGTTCGCCGCCAGAGCGGAATTCCGCCGGGAGGACGGCGAGACCTCGGCAGCTCGCGAATTCGTCCAGTACGCCCTGGACCTGTGGCGGGGCGAGCCCCTGGACGGTGTCCCGGGCCCCGCCGCCGATGCCGCGCGCGTCCGCCTGCGCACCCTCAGACTCGACCTGTGCGCCACCCGGGCCGAACTGGATCTGGAGAACGGCGACTTCGCGCAGGCCACGACGGATCTGGACGCGCTCCTGCGCGCCCATCCCGCCCGGGCGGACTTCCGTAGGCTGCACATGCTCGCCCTGCGCGGCCAGGGCCGCATCGACGAGGCGATCGAGTCCTACGAGGCGTACCGGGCGCATCGGCGCCAGGGTGAGCCTGACCCGGCTCCGGACGCGCTGTACCGGGAACTGCTCGACGCGCGGGAGTCCGGACGGACGGCGATCACCATCGAGACAGCCCCTCCCGACGCACACAAGCAGGTCCTCCGGGACCTGGACCGCACCCTGCCCTCGCTGCTCTCGCTGAGCGGCCTGGCTCCCGATCAGTACGAGATTCTCGGCCACACGAACGGCTATCTGATCCGCGCCGAGCCCGAGGCCTCCCTCCGGTCCGTGCTGGCGGCCCTCGATCCCGTCCTGCGCCGGCTCCCCCATGACCTGGGTCAGCTGACGGCTCCTCCCACGGTCCGGGTGACATGCTGGCAGGCCTTCCCCACCGGCCACCCGGCGACCCCACCCGACGTGCGAGCGGCCTTGGACCACATCCCCGGGACCGTCCTGATCGTGATCTCCCCCGGCCTCCACCGGGAACTCACCGCCGATGGCCCGTCTGCCGACGCGGCGCGCTTCCAGCCCCTGCACGGGGAGGGAGCCGACCAACCACCCTTGGCCTGGTATCGCGTCCTGGAGACGTCGGAGCCGGACACATAG
- a CDS encoding AAA family ATPase has protein sequence MSLWPVYTGAGEPHDGIDRLPPPPPWRAFDGSPELAPPVEDDDISSTSPDRRHRARTYRATDRAVQLVNAALYLRRPLLVTGPPGSGKSSLPYAVARELKLGPVLRWNITSRTTLHDGLYQYDPLSRLYAASRAASRQRPRDSELQDHLRLGPLGTALLPHARPRALLIDEIDKSDLDLPNDLLHILEEGEYEIPELVRAAHHTPSAQVMVDGTDDRVAVARGRVRCRAFPFVVMTSNGEREFPPAFLRRCVRLELPQPRGTHLERIVHAHLGEPDTYARELIEQFLARGTDGELATDQLLNAIYLTGVPGIDAASRDELAEQLMPYLSRARDAMDGFGD, from the coding sequence ATGTCCCTGTGGCCCGTCTACACGGGTGCCGGCGAGCCCCACGACGGCATCGACCGGCTCCCCCCGCCACCGCCCTGGCGCGCCTTCGACGGGAGCCCCGAGCTGGCGCCCCCCGTCGAGGACGACGACATCTCATCCACCTCGCCGGACCGCAGGCACCGAGCCCGGACGTACCGCGCCACCGACCGTGCCGTGCAACTCGTCAACGCGGCCCTGTACCTGCGTCGCCCGCTGCTGGTCACCGGCCCACCCGGGAGCGGCAAGTCCAGCCTCCCGTACGCCGTGGCACGGGAGTTGAAGCTCGGGCCGGTGCTCCGCTGGAACATCACCAGCCGTACGACGCTCCACGACGGCCTCTACCAGTACGACCCGCTCTCCCGGCTCTACGCCGCGAGCCGCGCCGCCTCGCGTCAGCGCCCGCGGGACAGCGAGCTCCAGGACCATCTGCGGCTCGGCCCGCTGGGCACCGCCCTCCTCCCCCATGCCCGCCCCCGTGCCCTGCTGATCGACGAGATCGACAAGAGCGACCTCGACCTGCCCAATGATCTGCTGCACATCCTGGAGGAGGGCGAGTACGAGATCCCGGAGCTGGTGCGCGCCGCCCACCACACCCCTTCCGCCCAGGTGATGGTCGACGGTACGGACGACCGGGTGGCGGTGGCGCGGGGGCGGGTGCGGTGCCGGGCGTTTCCGTTCGTGGTCATGACGAGCAACGGCGAACGGGAGTTCCCTCCGGCGTTCCTGCGGCGATGCGTACGACTGGAACTTCCGCAACCGCGGGGCACTCACCTGGAACGGATCGTGCACGCGCATCTGGGTGAACCCGACACCTACGCACGGGAGTTGATCGAACAGTTCCTCGCACGGGGCACGGACGGAGAGCTGGCGACCGACCAGTTGCTCAACGCCATCTACCTGACGGGGGTGCCGGGGATCGACGCGGCGTCGAGGGACGAGTTGGCCGAACAGCTGATGCCGTATCTGAGCCGCGCCCGGGACGCGATGGACGGCTTCGGAGACTGA
- a CDS encoding serine protease, whose amino-acid sequence MTSTSWHARIECGRGTGAGLLVTERHVLTCAHVVQDSGTHEVRVTFVHGDGKAITSSVITRGPWDGTVSSRGDVAVLELAHPVDLRPAEFAAVSEAYGDPLPKLAVLGFPKHSRNGAFAEYRATVAQLIKGEWVQLEAWKAHGQPLAPGFSGAGLTLTDGRVVGVVTSAAKDPGIRDGQMLPAHVMARYWPPLADLIPTPGYTGQQRKLLRLLIEAASQEDDLPCSPERLYRDAVGIGPPPPSGLDSLWDAAWYLLFEVPDPAAIARFAGRLAIFVNDPATRRALRTWSYAGSAATPKRKARTARDWSPILVEIAPSGRGDDYFLVEVSAYDGQNRLVVGTSRLALKDIRAYVLERIDEAYHALEPVARELIAFVVPLRYLNLDVAHWQRSPDDDSPLGSFAPLVVISLERRRSFGLQHKLKQKWECLDAQAEAQLHRIGCESLAQNPRSLTIGLRRSTHLVGFGTPPRADGVRQLLRATLNAPAPAVLWPRSGCRGSGLSHENCQGTAFLDRLDEHLVGLPLGELPAYIHELREAACAVDAGSGPQPGLDSAAESPSAEQHWAHDLTLLWEDPRCLPDPDSFQDLPV is encoded by the coding sequence ATGACCAGCACTTCGTGGCACGCCAGGATCGAGTGCGGAAGAGGCACCGGAGCCGGTCTGCTAGTCACTGAGCGTCATGTCCTGACCTGCGCCCATGTCGTCCAGGACAGTGGCACGCACGAGGTGCGCGTCACATTCGTGCACGGTGACGGGAAGGCGATCACCAGCAGTGTGATCACCCGGGGTCCCTGGGACGGCACCGTCAGCTCGCGCGGCGACGTGGCCGTACTCGAACTGGCTCATCCGGTCGACCTGAGACCCGCGGAATTCGCGGCCGTCTCCGAGGCGTACGGGGATCCACTGCCCAAACTGGCGGTCCTCGGTTTCCCCAAGCACAGCAGGAACGGGGCCTTCGCCGAATACCGGGCCACCGTCGCCCAGTTGATCAAAGGAGAATGGGTCCAGCTGGAGGCATGGAAGGCGCATGGCCAGCCCCTCGCCCCCGGATTCAGCGGCGCTGGGCTGACCCTCACGGACGGCAGGGTCGTCGGCGTGGTCACATCGGCCGCGAAGGACCCCGGGATCCGCGACGGACAGATGCTGCCCGCGCACGTCATGGCCCGCTACTGGCCACCCCTGGCCGACCTGATCCCGACTCCCGGGTACACCGGACAACAGCGGAAGCTGCTGCGGCTGCTGATCGAGGCAGCGTCCCAGGAGGACGACCTGCCGTGCAGCCCCGAACGGCTCTACCGCGACGCCGTCGGTATCGGGCCTCCTCCACCGAGCGGCTTGGACTCCCTCTGGGACGCGGCCTGGTACCTGCTGTTCGAGGTACCGGATCCCGCGGCGATCGCCCGGTTCGCGGGACGGCTCGCCATCTTCGTCAACGACCCGGCGACACGGAGGGCGCTGCGGACGTGGTCGTACGCGGGGAGCGCAGCCACGCCCAAGCGCAAGGCCAGGACGGCACGCGACTGGTCACCGATCCTCGTCGAGATCGCGCCCAGCGGCCGCGGGGACGACTACTTCCTGGTCGAGGTGTCCGCCTACGACGGTCAGAACCGCCTGGTGGTGGGAACGAGTCGTCTCGCCCTCAAGGACATCCGCGCGTACGTCCTGGAGCGCATAGACGAGGCGTATCACGCCCTGGAACCAGTGGCACGGGAACTCATCGCCTTCGTGGTGCCCCTGCGCTACCTCAACCTGGACGTCGCACACTGGCAACGCAGTCCCGACGACGACAGCCCACTCGGCTCCTTCGCCCCGCTCGTCGTCATCAGTCTGGAACGGCGGCGGAGCTTCGGCCTTCAGCACAAGCTCAAGCAGAAGTGGGAGTGTCTGGACGCCCAGGCCGAGGCACAGTTGCATCGCATCGGCTGCGAGTCGCTCGCACAGAACCCGAGGAGCCTGACCATAGGGCTGCGCCGCAGCACCCACTTGGTGGGCTTCGGTACCCCGCCGCGCGCGGACGGCGTCCGGCAACTGCTCCGGGCGACCCTGAACGCCCCGGCGCCGGCGGTGCTCTGGCCACGTTCCGGCTGTCGGGGCAGCGGCCTGTCGCACGAGAACTGCCAGGGAACGGCCTTCCTGGACCGTCTCGACGAACATCTCGTGGGGCTGCCGCTCGGGGAACTCCCCGCCTACATCCATGAACTACGGGAAGCGGCCTGTGCCGTCGACGCCGGTTCCGGTCCCCAGCCCGGGCTCGACTCCGCAGCCGAGTCGCCGTCCGCCGAGCAGCACTGGGCCCACGACCTGACACTGCTGTGGGAAGACCCACGGTGCCTGCCCGATCCGGACAGCTTTCAGGATCTGCCTGTCTGA